GGCGGCGACACGGCGAAGAAGGTCGTCTTCTACGGTCAGGAGAAGAACCGCGATACGATCCGCCTCGCCAAGATGAACCTCGCGGTCCACGGGCTGGAGGGGAAGATCGCCGAGGCCATCACCTACTACCAGGACGAGCACACCCTCGCGGCCAAGTGTGACTTCGTGATGGCCAATCCACCCTTCAACGTCGATCTGGTCGACGCCGAGCGCATCAAGACCGACCCGCGTTTGCCCTTTGGCCTGCCGGGCGTGAACAAGGGCAAGAAGGTCTCGAACGGCAACTACCTCTGGATCTCCTATTTCTGGAGCTACCTGGGAGCGAAGGGCCGCGCCGGCTTCGTCATGTCCTCGCAGGCGTCGAGCGCCGGCCACGACGAGAAGAAGGTGCGGCAGAAGATCATCGAGACGGGCGATGTGGACGTGATGATCTCCATCCGCTCAAACTTCTTCTACACTCGCACCGTCCCCTGCGAGCTGTGGCACTTCGACCGGGCGAAGCCAGTGGCGCGCAAGGACAAGGTGCTGATGCTCGACGCCCGCAACGTCTACCGCAAGGTCACGCGCAAGATCTACGACTTCTCGCCCGAGCAGATGCGGAACCTCGCCGCCATCGTCTGGATCTACCGCGGCCAGCGGGAGCGCTTCTTGGCACTGGTGAAGACCTACCTTGGGCGCGTGGGCGGGGAGAGCGCGGCGATCCCGGTGGCGCTCGCCACGTTCGAGACGATCCTCGCGGATTTGCGCGGGCGGTTCGGCCGTCTCGCCGACGCGGCGGCGAAGCACGGCGCGCTCGAAGCCGACACGAAGGCGCCGCTTGCCGACGCGACGACCGAGCTGCGCGAGGCGTCCGCGCTCTACGAGGCGGACCGGAAGAAGCTCCTCGCGAGCCTGCGGGCCTTCGGCGAGAAGTACGCCAAGGCCCTGCCCGGCGAGAACGACAAGCAGCACGCCGCGCGCGCGGCGTTCGAGGGTAACGCCGAAGCGATCCGCGGCTTGATCAAACAGGTGGACCTTCTCTACAAGCTCGCCGCGCGCATCGCGGACCTGGGCGCCGAGCTTGCGGTCGATGAAGCGATCTCCGCCGCCTACGACCGCCGCGCCACGGCCAAACTCGTGAAGCAGCTCGACGAGGAGCGCAAGGTTGCCGTCGAGCAGCTCAAAGCCGCTGTCTACTTCCACCGGCAGGTGGTGTGGCTGCAGGACCGCTTCCCGAATGCCGAGCTGCAGGCCGTGCCGGGGCTGGTCAAGCTGGTCGACCGGGCGGAGATCGCGGCCGCCGACTGGAGCCTCACCCCCGGCCGCTACGTCGGCGTGGCCCCGCCGGAAGAGGACGAGGGCTTCGACTTCGAGCAGACCCTGCGCGACATCCATGTGGAGCTGGCCGACCTCAACAAGGAAGCGGTGGAGCTGGCGGCGAAGATTCAGACCAACTTCGAGGAGTTGGGGGCATGAACGACAGCCGCCTGCCAGAGAACTACGGTGCCCTGCTCGGCGAGATCAAGGAGCGCATCCACCGCGCCCAGTACGCTGCGCTGCGGGCGGTCAACAAGGAGCTAGTGGTTCTCTATTGGGATATCGGGCAGACGATCGTCAGGCGTCAGAAGGGCCGCTCATGGGGCAAGACCGTGGTCGAACGCCTTGCCGGCGATCTGCAGGCGGCATTCCCGGGCATCGGCGGGTTTTCGGCCTCCAACCTCTGGCGGATGAAGGCTTTCTACGAGACCTACGCCTCATCCGGAAAACTCGCACCACTGGTGCGAGAAATCAGTTGGAGCCACAACCTTGTGATTATCGAGCAGTGCGCCGATCCGCTCGAACGCGAGTTCTACATCCGCATGACGAAGAAGTTCGGTTGGACCAAGAACGTCCTGATCCACCAGGTCGAGAATCAGAGCTACGAGAAGACCCTGCTGGGCCAGACCAACTTTGACCGCGCCGTCACCCCGGCGATCCGAGCCCAGGCCAAGCTGGCCGTCCGGGACGAATACACCTTCGACTTCCTCGAACTCGGCGACGAGCACAGCGAGCGCGAACTCGAACGCGCGCTCATCGCCCGCATCGAGCACTTCCTGCGTGCCATGGGGGGCATGTTCGCTTTCGTCGGTAGCCAGTTTCGGCTGGAGGTGGACGGAGAGGAGTTCTTCATCGATCTGCTACTGTTCCACC
This genomic window from Candidatus Rokuibacteriota bacterium contains:
- a CDS encoding N-6 DNA methylase: MTNDTFKDIEKLETDLWETADNLRANSKLTSSDYFMPVLGVIFLRHAANRFEAAHRQIEEEQATGRMPKRKVLPADYLRRRALWLPESARYDAIMQRAATSGADLPKLITDAMTAIEAEFEPLLGVLPKDFGIFEPKVLEDLMRLFNSEQIKLATGDVFGRIYEYFLAKFSMQKAHDNGEFFTPSSIVQTIVNVIEPDHGVVFDPACGSGGMFVQSSHFIEHEGGDTAKKVVFYGQEKNRDTIRLAKMNLAVHGLEGKIAEAITYYQDEHTLAAKCDFVMANPPFNVDLVDAERIKTDPRLPFGLPGVNKGKKVSNGNYLWISYFWSYLGAKGRAGFVMSSQASSAGHDEKKVRQKIIETGDVDVMISIRSNFFYTRTVPCELWHFDRAKPVARKDKVLMLDARNVYRKVTRKIYDFSPEQMRNLAAIVWIYRGQRERFLALVKTYLGRVGGESAAIPVALATFETILADLRGRFGRLADAAAKHGALEADTKAPLADATTELREASALYEADRKKLLASLRAFGEKYAKALPGENDKQHAARAAFEGNAEAIRGLIKQVDLLYKLAARIADLGAELAVDEAISAAYDRRATAKLVKQLDEERKVAVEQLKAAVYFHRQVVWLQDRFPNAELQAVPGLVKLVDRAEIAAADWSLTPGRYVGVAPPEEDEGFDFEQTLRDIHVELADLNKEAVELAAKIQTNFEELGA
- a CDS encoding PDDEXK nuclease domain-containing protein — its product is MNDSRLPENYGALLGEIKERIHRAQYAALRAVNKELVVLYWDIGQTIVRRQKGRSWGKTVVERLAGDLQAAFPGIGGFSASNLWRMKAFYETYASSGKLAPLVREISWSHNLVIIEQCADPLEREFYIRMTKKFGWTKNVLIHQVENQSYEKTLLGQTNFDRAVTPAIRAQAKLAVRDEYTFDFLELGDEHSERELERALIARIEHFLRAMGGMFAFVGSQFRLEVDGEEFFIDLLLFHRRLKSLVAIELKIGKFQPEFVGKMQFYLTALDRQVREADENPSIGIILCKEKNRTVVEYALYDARKPIGVATYRLVKRLPRELKGMLPSPEEIAKLLEATE